A part of Oncorhynchus masou masou isolate Uvic2021 chromosome 21, UVic_Omas_1.1, whole genome shotgun sequence genomic DNA contains:
- the LOC135507462 gene encoding type-1 angiotensin II receptor A, whose protein sequence is MSEKDSVPSWLLRRNSTLSIIEDLSLPLVPFEDCSSTRNYAATIIPPFYHTLSLLGIFGNVCSLVICLKPSRPWSIGSIGVLNLALCDLAYLASIPPRAIYVSENYDWSMGSSLCILSNILHFVGLTSSTMFICVVSTDRFLAIVFPLESRMVRTPRNAALVSLLLWAITVLLIYLSYPNINYRERKSGIRYCGTVVTSRFRYSAATYNLLSYYSVQVSVPLFLIIPSYVKIIARMRHSRQQWAAGNMQGRGDKTIWLIAVFIANFFVCWVPGQLLHIIACIIFFTLYDHTNTCRVANVVNLLVESSQLLYCLNAILDPFIFHIQEGLWELVSKALESVGCRVCWDNYAWSGKKHFGGPPSVSVVQLS, encoded by the coding sequence ATGTCTGAAAAGGACTCCGTCCCCAGCTGGTTATTGCGAAGAAACAGCACATTGTCAATTATTGAAGACCTTTCCCTGCCCTTAGTCCCCTTCGAGGACTGCAGCTCAACCCGCAACTACGCTGCAACCATCATTCCTCCATTCTACCATACCCTCTCACTGCTCGGTATCTTTGGAAACGTCTGTAGCCTGGTGATCTGCCTCAAACCGTCTCGACCTTGGAGTATCGGCTCCATCGGAGTACTGAACCTAGCTCTGTGTGACCTAGCGTACCTGGCCTCCATACCGCCCAGGGCTATCTATGTAAGTGAGAACTATGACTGGAGCATGGGCAGTTCACTGTGCATCCTGAGTAACATACTCCACTTTGTAGGTCTGACCTCCAGCACCATGTTTATCTGTGTTGTCAGCACCGACCGCTTCCTGGCTATTGTCTTCCCACTCGAGTCACGGATGGTCCGCACCCCCCGCAACGCTGCCCTGGTCTCACTGCTCCTATGGGCCATCACCGTCCTGCTCATTTACCTAAGCTATCCTAACATCAACTACAGGGAGCGGAAGAGCGGCATCCGCTACTGTGGAACTGTGGTGACCTCAAGGTTCAGGTACAGCGCAGCCACCTACAATCTGTTATCCTACTACTCTGTGCAGGTGTCTGTTCCCTTGTTCCTCATCATCCCTTCCTATGTGAAGATTATAGCCCGGATGAGGCATTCGCGGCAGCAGTGGGCTGCAGGCAACATGCAGGGCCGGGGGGACAAGACCATCTGGCTGATTGCCGTTTTCATAGCCAATTTCTTTGTGTGCTGGGTACCAGGGCAGTTGCTCCATATTATAGCATGCATCATCTTCTTCACGTTGTATGACCACACTAATACGTGTAGGGTGGCCAATGTTGTGAACCTCCTAGTGGAGTCATCCCAGTTACTCTACTGCCTCAATGCTATTCTGGATCCCTTTATTTTCCACATCCAAGAGGGGCTTTGGGAGCTGGTCAGTAAAGCATTGGAGTCTGTTGGTTGTAGAGTCTGTTGGGATAATTATGCATGGAGTGGAAAGAAACATTTTGGAGGACCTCCTTCAGTCAGTGTAGTCCAACTGAGCTGA